The Acidobacteriota bacterium region CGCATCCAATCAGAGGGTTGGTTTCATTGTTCACCCTCTGTTGTTAGCTCGTTAGAGCGCAGCGCGTGATGCTTTGGCTACCCTTGAGACTTTTGCGTTGCGAAATTGGGACGGGGCGATGTGATCGGGTTTCTGCGTCGCAAATTCGCCCTGTAGCACTTCGGATGGTCTTTTCTCGGGACTGTGATGAAGTGTTTGTCCAATCAAAGTTGGCTTAAAGCTGTCCACGAAAATGTTTGCAGCACAAATTTGGGTTAGTGAAAGTGTCGGGGCTACGCGGTAACAGCGATACATCTTGAGCGCCCTCGGTGCTCGATTCCTAAGCATGGACTCAAGTTCAAAAGATAAAGCTAAAGGTGGTTTTCACGAAGCGAAGGGCAAAATCAAAGAAGAGACCGGCAAGGCGACAGGAAACCGGGATTTAGAAGACCGTGGCGCGGCGGAAAAGA contains the following coding sequences:
- a CDS encoding CsbD family protein, whose translation is MDSSSKDKAKGGFHEAKGKIKEETGKATGNRDLEDRGAAEKTGGKVRKKVGDVKKVFGK